A DNA window from Naumovozyma dairenensis CBS 421 chromosome 8, complete genome contains the following coding sequences:
- the SDD2 gene encoding Sdd2p (similar to Saccharomyces cerevisiae YMR074C; ancestral locus Anc_2.537) gives MDGELQALREARLAELKRSQGQSPDAGSNGNTHNNNNGNANRNEPIGAAIARFLEPEAFERLTRVSLVRPDRAMAVEQYLKQIIASGQVQHKVNESEIVQILNGIAKEENKKNDTKIIFNRREVDIDTGLAGAKKNNDDDEDDDDEDDFFD, from the coding sequence ATGGATGGTGAACTACAGGCTCTAAGAGAAGCAAGATTGGCGGAATTGAAAAGGTCTCAAGGTCAAAGTCCTGATGCTGGCAGTAATGGCAACActcacaacaacaataatggtaatgCTAATCGTAACGAACCAATAGGTGCCGCTATAGCAAGATTCCTGGAACCTGAAGCCTTCGAAAGACTCACCAGGGTTTCCTTAGTGAGACCTGATAGAGCCATGGCTGTCGAACAATATctgaaacaaataatagCAAGTGGACAAGTTCAACATAAAGTTAACGAATCTGAAATTGTTCAGATTTTGAATGGGATAGCAAAGgaggaaaataaaaaaaatgataccaagatcattttcaatagaaGGGAGGTTGATATTGACACAGGTTTAGCAGGtgcaaagaaaaataatgatgatgatgaagacgacgatgatgaagatgactTCTTTGATTAA
- the RCO1 gene encoding Rco1p (similar to Saccharomyces cerevisiae RCO1 (YMR075W); ancestral locus Anc_2.538): protein MQNSPSSGSNSEIQAKTNDRDSVKLMTSHHPTHQSAPPAATTGDIPSPAVLAAPATAAAAAATGLNTTVSSSLPPTSPSSSTLTNGTFSKRRERPKRSSSRNVDYDLKKRKIIPSFDSTKVAPTTSLQHTSTSIFAKNTINENNTISNGSSSSSTSGSGVEADSDHLSNVKEQRKMLEKDRKGNIIHFNEPTITSEIINLATGVPLNQGPNEKIKRFSLWNYKRTPVPGQLAPTMTGTELQIPNNKSKSKSSSPQLNIPDAVQTAIPSDYNDIIEKELRLYNMNLKTNESNYLTKPSNLRASINKQVTMSEDEERHTQEEQLLLSPSKKLHKIKATFSNDSKIKLLGQNSIPNNNNNTQNEIEKGKDSSKKQEAEQQKAEQENDDYCSACLQAGSFLCCDTCPRSFHFLCLDPPLDPNNLPEGDWSCHHCLFKLKYSNTTQLNKGESSFIKELSSSLASSSNILSTTASSSKKSGRLFGKLLFQLNSINPRQFNLPQSVKETFKNVKTGPRGQYIDGTEKDPLTDKQMFHPTYGQSVTKLDTYNPDSHLDTTMASVMTSPDNDLHPDNFLICYRCKTTKMGTWDHPENSRLIMKCDYCNTPWHLDCIPQVPRASLKNLGYKWKCPLHALSSSPSSSFADRKEQKKRRLTRNQKYIEPLQSSGFKNDGDIEIILDEINEQPTKYYQELSKKPGNLDPIPTLKEDSIKVDFYDKIFRVRRNQSILNFKHQNYILDRLISLSLNSVSSLEETENQTTNNLSLNDLTSLVFFQFINSNQNRDLRTLWNFKELCNIAEKTFSEETNEEPKAYEQVVKKEEIISKDLTYNNIGRLEADATNISSKELHELLVLRKLVESKPKEEVLRFFNLN from the coding sequence ATGCAGAATTCTCCATCATCAGGATCGAATTCAGAAATTCAAGCTAAAACCAATGACCGTGATAGCGTCAAATTAATGACTAGCCATCATCCTACACATCAGTCAGCTCCTCCTGCTGCTACGACAGGCGACATTCCCTCTCCCGCAGTTCTTGCTGCTCCTGCCACTGCTGCTGCCGCTGCTGCCACCGGACTAAATACGACGGTATCTTCCTCTTTGCCCCCAACATCTCCTTCTTCCTCAACCCTTACGAATGGTACCTTTTCCAAGAGAAGAGAGCGCCCCAAACGTTCATCATCACGAAATGTTGATTACGATTTGAAGAAGCGTAAGATAATTCCGTCGTTTGATTCCACCAAAGTCGCTCCTACAACGAGTCTCCAACATACATCAACTTCAATCTTCGCAAAAAATACcataaatgaaaataatactatatCGAATGGCAGTTCCTCGTCATCTACGAGTGGTAGCGGTGTTGAGGCAGATTCTGATCATTTATCCAATGTAAAAGAACAACGGAAAATGTTAGAAAAGGACAGGAAAGGCAATATAATACATTTCAATGAACCAACTATAACGAgtgaaataataaacctGGCAACTGGTGTACCATTGAACCAAGGTCCAAATGAAAAGATCAAAAGATTTTCATTATGGAATTATAAAAGAACACCAGTACCAGGCCAATTAGCTCCCACTATGACAGGTACCGAATTACAAattccaaataataaatcaaagtCGAAATCAAGTTCGCCACAATTGAATATACCAGATGCCGTTCAAACTGCTATACCGAGTGACtataatgatataattgaaaaagaattacGACTGTATaatatgaatttgaaaacaaatgaatcaaattatttaacAAAACCAAGTAATCTAAGAGCCTCTATTAATAAACAAGTAACTATGTCAGAGGACGAAGAGCGTCACACTCAAGAGGAACAACTATTATTGTCACCTTCCAAAAAGCTACATAAAATTAAAGCCACCTTTTCGAACGACtctaaaattaaattactAGGACAAAATTCAATTccaaacaacaataataatacccAAAACGAGATCGAAAAGGGGAAAGATTCAtcaaaaaaacaagaagcAGAACAGCAAAAAgcagaacaagaaaatgatgattaCTGTTCTGCTTGCCTACAAGCAGGTTCATTTTTATGTTGTGATACGTGTCCAAGatcatttcatttcttaTGTTTAGATCCTCCATTAGATCCAAATAACTTACCAGAAGGTGATTGGTCATGTCATCATtgtcttttcaaattaaaatattcaaacaCTACACAGTTAAATAAAGGTGAATCCTCATTCATTAAGGagttatcatcatcactagCATCGTCATCCAACATACTATCAACAActgcatcatcatcaaagaAAAGTGGGAGATTGTTTgggaaattattattccaattAAATTCCATAAATCCAAGACAGTTTAATTTACCTCAATCAGTCAAAGAAACATTCAAAAATGTAAAGACAGGGCCAAGAGGTCAATACATTGATGGAACGGAAAAGGACCCATTAACTGATAAACAGATGTTCCATCCAACCTACGGCCAAAGTGTAACTAAGTTAGATACATATAACCCTGATTCTCATCTTGATACAACAATGGCATCCGTTATGACATCTCCAGATAATGATTTACATCCagataatttcttaatatgTTATAGATGTAAAACGACTAAAATGGGCACATGGGATCATCCAGAAAACTCAAGATTAATTATGAAGTGTGATTATTGTAATACTCCATGGCATTTAGATTGTATTCCACAAGTTCCAAGAgcatcattgaaaaatttaggTTATAAATGGAAATGTCCACTGCATGCATTATCCTCATCGCCGTCATCATCTTTTGCAGATCGGAAGgaacaaaagaagagaagattGACgagaaatcaaaaatatatcgAGCCATTACAATCAAGCGGATTCAAAAATGATGgagatattgaaattatattagatgaaattaaCGAACAACCgacaaaatattatcaagaacTCTCAAAAAAACCGGGGAACCTTGATCCTATACCGACACTTAAAGAAGATTCCATCAAGGTAGATTTTtatgataaaatatttagagTGAGACGAAATCAATCTATTTTGAACTTTAAACATCAGAATTATATTCTAGATAGattgatttctttatctCTCAATTCTGTATCATCATTGGAGGAAACAGAAAACCAAACTACCAATAATTTAAGTTTAAATGATTTGACTTCTTTAGTgttcttccaattcataAATTCCAACCAGAATAGGGACCTACGGACGCTATggaatttcaaagaattatgCAACATCGCAGAAAAGACCTTTAGTGAGGAAACGAATGAAGAACCGAAAGCTTATGAACAGGTTGttaaaaaagaagagataATATCCAAAGACTTgacatataataatattggtAGGCTAGAAGCCGATGCTACgaatatttcatcaaaaGAATTGCATGAATTATTAGTACTTAGAAAGTTAGTCGAGTCAAAACCAAAGGAAGAAGTATTACggtttttcaatttaaattaa
- the IRC21 gene encoding Irc21p (similar to Saccharomyces cerevisiae YMR073C; ancestral locus Anc_2.536) → MDSKKDFKTPKISFQIPTVTTTTTAANGNDKSNKLQQNRNDLDPRVNKRVMIQSGCSTLGSNVADSDDDKNNNKKKIRNKVRLKPGHSALDWYKLTNEVGIQGKLITGLDSLIKDEDFLKLNNPNAGNFKCFMFGVPTFKLKPYLRFNHKILQKHVSEDDCWTVHNGKVYCMTYYLHFHPGGADILLEEAAGKDCTRLFNEYHPWVNVEKLFETCLIGAYVSEP, encoded by the coding sequence ATGGATAGTAAGAAAGATTTCAAAACGCCTAAGATATCATTCCAAATACCTACTGTCACTACTACGACTACAGCCGCCAATGGAAATGACAAATCGAATAAGCTCCAGCAAAATAGGAATGATCTGGATCCAAGGGTCAATAAAAGAGTAATGATTCAATCTGGATGTAGTACGTTAGGCTCTAATGTTGCCGATAGTGACGatgataagaataataataagaagaagatacGAAATAAGGTTAGGTTAAAACCAGGGCATTCTGCGTTAGATTGGTATAAATTAACCAACGAGGTTGGTATCCAAGGGAAATTGATCACTGGATTAGATTCCTTAATTAAAGATGAGGACTTTTTGAAGTTAAATAACCCTAATGCCGGTAATTTTAAATGCTTTATGTTCGGTGTACCAACTTTTAAATTGAAACCTTATCTCCGATTTAATCAtaaaattttacaaaaacaTGTGAGTGAAGATGATTGCTGGACCGTTCATAATGGCAAAGTTTATTGTATGAcatattatttacatttcCATCCTGGTGGTGCTGATATACTTCTCGAGGAGGCAGCGGGGAAAGATTGCACGagattatttaatgaatatcATCCATGGGTTAATGTTGAAAAACTATTTGAAACTTGCCTAATAGGAGCCTATGTAAGTGAACCATAA
- the PDS5 gene encoding sister chromatid cohesion factor PDS5 (similar to Saccharomyces cerevisiae PDS5 (YMR076C); ancestral locus Anc_2.539) has product MEMGYYIYNRLYQRLKKQTKQNTFDKRFSTTSNNQFSHPRFYTLRLIMVKASKLTLSFQKPIISTSEHLISTRDLLENLASLHEELSTLPQDKVDLRSLDGYQTDLCNKKLIKHKDAGIRAFTACCLSDILRLYAPDAPYTDTQLTDIFKLFLSQFEHLGELDNGYIVQQTYLITKLLEYRSIVLLADLPTANKLLENLFEIFYDDSKTYQSKLFNVIGSLLGEVISEFDSVPLSVLKLIFNKFLTYNPTELPKGLTITSNCGYEISLILCDAYASRMGRNLTRYYSEILFHVTNDDESGPSYQSKIQLSSTITKLHKLIIRLWETVPELIASAIGFIYQELSSENEELRKQATKLIGQILSIDSELNFVTTHQDTFNAWMIKIADINPEIRIQWIEAIPTILAVRDDISKEIEKGLVKTLMDSDARVRKSSVLVFHELPVSTIWTNITNPVIYSTLLHLIREKNKDVRELSINTVSKLYYDSIESIDRTFQNTKIWDIIDTIPSVLFNLYYINVPNINEQVDRMIFENILPMDTDNEKRIKRLMHVLSDLDKKAFTSFFAFNKRQPQMALAFSKYIEFCQTLASADEESSPENSTRILTTLQKTIDWLASGLSDSLKANEALETLRKINDQRIFFLIKTCIGNNVPFATLKNSYNELINKLQDSGLFRKYPNVSISTIMPKELARIINILLLRSSPIIYNVSNIPFLLDMSHSADSNANVLRHRLLDNISAVNPTLFKDQVKVLRDQVIKYEDSDDEEAVLGLNETLKTLYKISKGLKEHIDFNDNFFLTKLSDIALEGTPTMAKYATKIICMSPTAAELLTRIKKYILPLDKHKDKCFTSHIIVLMEIFKFHPHILDNDSTDIVSYLIKEILLSNKIVGEKENNDLTWIQDSSLDDKEYSALAAKLFTLKLFTNKLRSIAPVVKTDELAKTFVEKTIKLFFYLIASGGELVAESDIQNYPTPSTYQIKLRCYSGLQILKLAKIPTLQNFIKSSEVVKLINLVEDESLSVRKTFLDTLKTYIGNELISIRFLPLIFFTMYEPNNDLKKNTKTWINYTFSKESFRKGTFFERILPRLIHSIAHHPDIIDGLKQGTDDSYLNSLTTAIDYLLFYFDSIAIQENFNLLYYLSERVKNYQDRVADEEDETTSEEDVEGGERAQRSYGNSQTRVYIISELSQMILLKFKERKGWQHSAYPGKLNLPGDIFKPFVSIKDAQLSFRSYLDDRYAAKLENNIKAKVNRIFHTSQTHRQRAQKRLLANEINDSNSKRRKQRKINKQSDQSDKEAAASGSEEEADAYKPSQKIKSRKTADNNVIIRKNLRTRKAVDYRDSDDEDEDNEPNDENHSIKI; this is encoded by the coding sequence ATGGAGATGggttattatatttataatagACTGTATCAAAGACTCAAGAAgcaaacaaaacaaaacacaTTCGATAAAAGGTTTAGCACAACGTCGAATAACCAATTCTCTCATCCAAGATTTTATACATTACGATTAATAATGGTGAAAGCTTCAAAACTAACACTATCCTTTCAGAAGCCAATTATTTCTACTTCAGAGCACCTCATATCTACTAGAGATctattagaaaatttagCTTCTTTACATGAAGAGTTATCCACTTTACCCCAAGATAAAGTTGATTTGAGAAGTTTAGACGGATACCAAACAGATTTATGtaacaagaaattgataaaacATAAGGATGCAGGTATCCGTGCCTTCACAGCTTGTTGTTTAAGTGACATTCTACGTCTATATGCACCAGATGCACCATACACAGATACCCAATTGACTGATATCTTCAAACTTTTCCTATCACAATTTGAACATTTAGGAGAACTAGATAATGGGTACATAGTTCAACAAACCTACCTTATTACTAAACTATTGGAATACAGATCTATCGTTCTACTAGCTGATTTACCAACTGCTAATAAACTACTAGAAAACCTATTTGAGATTTTTTACGATGACTCTAAGACATAtcaatcaaaattattcaatgtCATTGGAAGTTTATTAGGTGAAGTCATATCTGAATTTGATTCTGTTCCTTTATCCGTTTTAAAACTaatcttcaataaattcttaACGTATAACCCGACTGAATTGCCCAAGGGTCTTACAATTACTTCAAATTGTGGGTACGAAATAAGTCTGATCCTTTGTGATGCCTATGCCAGTCGAATGGGTAGGAATTTAACAAGATACTATTCGGAAATTTTGTTCCATGTTACTAACGATGATGAAAGTGGTCCCTCATACCaatcaaaaattcaattgtCTTCAACAATCACTAAATTACATAAGTTAATCATTAGACTTTGGGAAACAGTCCCAGAATTGATAGCATCAGCAATCGGGTTCATCTATCAAGAACTATCCTCAGAGAACGAAGAATTACGTAAACAAGCAACGAAATTGATTGGAcaaattttatcaatagACTCAGAACTCAATTTTGTCACTACTCACCAAGATACATTCAACGCGTGGATGATCAAAATTGCTGACATAAATCCAGAAATTAGAATTCAATGGATAGAAGCCATTCCTACGATCTTAGCTGTGAGAGATGACATCTCAAAAGAAATAGAGAAAGGACTTGTCAAGACTTTAATGGATTCAGATGCAAGAGTTCGTAAATCATCTGTCTTAGTCTTCCATGAATTACCTGTTTCGACTATTTGGACGAATATTACAAATCCTGTCATTTATTCCACATTGCTCCATTTAATAAgagagaaaaataaagacGTGAGAGAATTATCTATCAATACAGTTTCCAAATTATACTATGATTCAATTGAGTCCATTGATAGGACTTTCCAGAATACCAAAATATGGGATATTATTGATACTATCCCATCTGTATTATTtaatctttattatattaatgTGCCAAATATTAATGAGCAAGTTGATAGAATGATATTTGAGAATATTCTTCCGATGGATactgataatgaaaaaagaattaaaagattaatGCACGTTCTATCTGATCTAGATAAGAAAGCATTCACTTCCTTTTTTGCGTTTAATAAGAGACAACCGCAAATGGCTCTTGCCTTCtctaaatatattgaattttgcCAAACTCTCGCATCTGCAGATGAAGAGTCTTCTCCAGAGAATAGTACAAGAATCTTAACAACTTTACAGAAAACAATTGATTGGCTAGCTAGTGGGTTATCAGATTCTTTGAAAGCCAACGAAGCATTAGAAACTTTAAGGAAAATAAATGACCAaagaattttctttttgataAAGACTTGTATTGGTAACAATGTACCATTTGctactttgaaaaatagtTACAAcgaattaataaataaattgcAGGATTCGGGGTTGTTCAGAAAATATCCTAACGTTTCCATTTCAACGATAATGCCAAAAGAGCTGGCCaggataataaatattcttttattaaGATCATCGCCTATTATTTATAACGTGTCTAATATCCCATTCCTCTTAGATATGTCACACTCCGCAGATTCAAATGCAAATGTTTTGAGACATAGGTTACTTGATAACATATCTGCCGTCAATCCAACACTTTTCAAAGATCAAGTTAAGGTTTTAAGAGATCAAGTTATTAAATACGAAGattctgatgatgaagaagctGTCTTAGGGTTGAATGAAACATTGAAAACATTATATAAGATTTCCAAGGGATTAAAAGAACATattgatttcaatgataaCTTCTTCTTAACAAAATTAAGTGATATTGCCCTAGAAGGAACACCTACGATGGCTAAGTATGctacaaaaattatatgtatGTCACCCACTGCCGCTGAACTCCTAACcagaattaaaaaatatattttaccACTTGATAAGCATAAGGATAAGTGTTTTACATCTCATATTATTGTATTGATGGAGATTTTTAAATTCCATCCCCATATTTTGGATAATGACTCCACAGACATTGTCAGTTATctaatcaaagaaattcttctatcaaataaaatcgttggtgaaaaggaaaataatgatttaactTGGATTCAGGATAGCTCGTTAGATGACAAAGAATACTCAGCATTGGCTGCTAAACTCTTTACTTTGAAGTTATTCACCAATAAACTGAGATCCATCGCCCCAGTGGTTAAAACAGATGAATTAGCTAAAACATTTGTGGAAAAGACCATCAAgttattcttttatttaatCGCCAGTGGTGGTGAACTTGTAGCTGAAAGTGATATACAAAACTATCCAACTCCTTCGACATATCAAATCAAATTGAGATGCTATTCTGgtcttcaaattttgaaattagcCAAGATTCCTACATTgcaaaattttattaaatcatcCGAAGTTGTTAAACTGATTAATCTTGTCGAAGACGAATCACTTTCTGTAAGGAAAACTTTCTTGGATACATTAAAGACGTACATTGGGAATGAATTAATATCTATTAGATTTTTACCtttaatattcttcacAATGTATGAACCAAATAATGacttaaagaaaaatacgAAGACATGGATCAACTATACATTTAGTAAAGAATCATTCAGAAAGGGTACGTTTTTCGAAAGGATATTACCAAGGTTAATTCATTCTATAGCTCATCATcctgatattattgatggaCTGAAACAAGGAACTGATGATTCTTACTTGAACTCGTTGACTACTGCAATTGATTATTtgctattttattttgattctATCGCTATTCAAGagaatttcaatttgttaTATTACCTATCAGAAAGAGTCAAAAATTACCAAGATAGGGTGGCagacgaagaagatgagACTACTTCAGAGGAAGATGTTGAAGGAGGAGAAAGGGCACAACGATCATATGGTAATTCACAGACAAgagtatatataattaGTGAGTTATCTCAAATGATTTTACTAAAGTTCAAAGAAAGGAAGGGTTGGCAACACTCAGCCTATCCAGGAAAACTGAATCTACCAGGTGATATCTTCAAACCATTTGTTTCCATAAAGGATGCACAATTATCATTTAGATCCTACCTTGATGATAGATATGCCGCAAAATTGGAGAACAATATTAAAGCTAAAGTTAATAGAATTTTCCATACTTCACAAACGCATAGACAAAGGGCGCAAAAGAGGTTATTGGCtaatgaaatcaatgaTAGTAATTCAAAGAGGAGGAAGCAAAGAAAGATTAATAAACAGAGTGATCAAAGTGATAAGGAGGCAGCAGCTTCTGGTAGCGAGGAGGAAGCGGACGCTTATAAACCATCGCAAAAGATTAAGAGCAGAAAGACAGCTGATAACAATGTGATAATAAGGAAAAACTTGAGGACAAGGAAGGCTGTTGATTATAGAGAtagtgatgatgaggatgaggACAATGAGCCTAACGATGAAAACCATAgcataaaaatataa
- the ABF2 gene encoding DNA-binding protein ABF2 (similar to Saccharomyces cerevisiae IXR1 (YKL032C) and ABF2 (YMR072W); ancestral locus Anc_2.535): MFRPILPRSIHNPLNFSTRSAVSARLFSSSIIVSEKQLTRNQLKNQLKKDNGVKRPMSAYLIYYTSVKDELIANSPAKSQMKILAQTASENWKNLSAEEKVPFEKEAEKQKENYRSVLKEIENQLPPKKPTPAYITFAQDIRESIVNEDPTLTFNEVSKITSEKWQQLDQTEKDKYLNDYKENLKKWESKNKA, encoded by the coding sequence TTAGACCAATCTTACCTCGTTCAATTCACAACCCTTTAAACTTTTCTACAAGATCTGCTGTATCTGCCAGActgttttcttcatcaatcaTTGTTTCTGAAAAGCAATTGAcaagaaatcaattgaaaaaccaattgaaaaaagacAATGGTGTGAAAAGACCAATGTCTGCATATCTTATCTATTATACTTCGGTGaaagatgaattgattgCTAATAGTCCAGCAAAGAGtcaaatgaagatattagCTCAAACAGCTTCtgaaaattggaaaaatttatcagctgaagaaaaagtgccatttgaaaaagagGCTGAAAAGCAAAAGGAAAACTATCGTTCCgtattaaaagaaattgaaaatcaaTTGCCCCCAAAGAAACCAACACCTGCTTATATAACATTTGCTCAAGATATTAGAGAATCAATCGTAAATGAGGACCCAACTTTGACTTTCAACGAAGTGAGTAAAATTACTAGTGAAAAATGGCAACAATTGGATCAAACTGAAAAGGATAAGTATTTGAACgattataaagaaaatttaaagaaatggGAATCGAAAAATAAAGCTTGA